In Legionella cardiaca, a genomic segment contains:
- a CDS encoding ankyrin repeat domain-containing protein, whose product MRERSETNSPNDGLMTETLNKIFIKAIINNNLDLIKFLTTIPGVDPNGDENNALCLAAYNGYLEVVQFLVTLPGVTSDANNHAFRVATRNGRLAVAKFLITLPDVNPDAGNNNAIRAAARHGHLAVVKFLMTLPNVNPAADDNYALRWAANNRHLDIVLALAMHPLVNATATMTEPLQQIVNTVKRVIRNYGTFFQTAEILKEVKQKIVSNLLNALKQNCGDDMNNNSAIHP is encoded by the coding sequence ATGCGCGAACGAAGTGAAACCAATTCTCCCAATGATGGATTAATGACTGAGACATTAAATAAAATTTTTATTAAAGCAATCATTAATAATAATTTAGATTTGATTAAATTTCTAACGACCATTCCGGGTGTGGATCCAAATGGCGATGAAAATAATGCACTCTGTTTGGCTGCATACAATGGTTATTTAGAAGTTGTCCAATTTCTTGTAACGCTTCCTGGTGTCACTTCAGATGCAAATAATCATGCATTCCGTGTGGCGACACGTAATGGACGTTTAGCTGTGGCTAAATTTCTAATAACACTTCCTGATGTTAATCCCGATGCAGGTAATAACAATGCCATTCGTGCAGCTGCACGTCATGGTCATTTAGCCGTGGTTAAATTTCTAATGACTCTTCCTAATGTCAATCCAGCCGCGGATGATAATTATGCACTCCGTTGGGCTGCCAATAATCGACATTTAGATATTGTACTGGCTCTAGCGATGCATCCTTTGGTCAATGCAACAGCTACTATGACAGAACCATTACAACAGATAGTGAATACAGTAAAGCGAGTGATTCGGAATTATGGCACTTTCTTTCAGACTGCGGAAATACTTAAAGAGGTGAAACAAAAAATTGTGAGTAACCTTTTGAATGCGCTTAAGCAAAATTGTGGTGATGATATGAATAATAATAGTGCAATTCATCCCTGA
- a CDS encoding DUF721 domain-containing protein — MRRINRCLNPQLLEICQNAIELEGLNALVKTYLPAHLVNYCNVGSFLRGSLTLTITNSAWATELRYAIPELRDKLRREAGLYQLVGIKITVIEENSHQLATCNKNKTIPLSNSARDTIRIASEQCNYEPLKKALQQLSTEQN, encoded by the coding sequence ATGCGTCGTATTAATCGCTGCCTAAACCCGCAATTATTAGAAATTTGTCAGAATGCTATAGAGTTGGAAGGGTTAAATGCCCTGGTTAAAACCTATTTACCCGCGCATTTAGTAAATTATTGTAATGTTGGCAGTTTCCTCAGAGGTTCTCTAACGCTGACGATCACAAATTCAGCATGGGCAACCGAGTTGCGTTATGCCATCCCTGAGTTACGCGACAAATTAAGAAGAGAAGCAGGACTTTATCAGCTTGTAGGGATAAAAATCACCGTTATTGAGGAAAATTCTCATCAACTGGCGACGTGTAACAAAAACAAAACCATTCCATTGTCAAACAGCGCTCGCGATACCATTCGTATTGCAAGTGAACAATGTAATTACGAACCACTCAAAAAAGCTTTGCAACAACTGTCTACGGAACAAAATTAA
- a CDS encoding helix-turn-helix transcriptional regulator produces the protein MNNISNTLSLACKKQIDEVCKPMANIDLKYLVMYLIFNDGRLLILSNIPPLVQRYYQENLYKQDYSYTYKMIEAAYEGYYLCNEVEFSSPEFKKILKEKYNIYPIYNIVRRCAECTFVFSAIRGAPVKSDQLFYKKTIRSFENFCANFVDAFLEVIIYRHPKYRYSFILTNQTYRHAIIKGGYAESETISMREQECLWLSAQGKTVKQIAQILKISPYTVEKYLKNIREAFNCHTLIEAVIEGIHRGMIGRVNINKKIISSDTK, from the coding sequence ATGAACAATATTTCTAATACCTTGAGTTTAGCCTGTAAGAAGCAAATTGATGAAGTTTGTAAACCAATGGCAAATATAGATCTTAAGTACCTTGTAATGTATCTCATTTTTAATGATGGTAGATTATTGATTCTTTCTAATATACCTCCTCTTGTTCAACGATATTATCAGGAAAATTTATATAAACAGGATTATAGCTATACCTATAAAATGATTGAGGCGGCATATGAAGGTTATTATTTATGTAATGAAGTAGAGTTTTCCTCCCCTGAGTTTAAAAAAATCCTAAAAGAAAAATATAATATTTATCCTATCTATAATATAGTTAGACGATGTGCTGAATGTACTTTTGTTTTTAGTGCTATCCGTGGTGCTCCAGTTAAATCTGATCAACTTTTTTACAAAAAAACGATTAGGTCCTTTGAAAATTTTTGTGCTAATTTTGTTGATGCATTTCTTGAGGTGATTATTTATCGCCATCCTAAATATAGATACTCCTTTATTTTGACAAACCAAACATATCGTCATGCAATAATAAAAGGCGGCTATGCCGAGAGTGAAACAATCTCAATGAGAGAGCAAGAATGCTTATGGCTTTCTGCACAAGGTAAAACTGTGAAACAAATTGCACAAATTCTTAAAATAAGCCCCTACACAGTTGAAAAATATTTAAAAAATATTCGTGAAGCATTTAATTGTCATACCTTGATTGAAGCTGTCATCGAGGGAATTCATAGAGGAATGATAGGTAGGGTTAATATAAATAAAAAAATCATTAGTTCTGATACTAAGTAA
- a CDS encoding flagellar biosynthesis protein FlgJ codes for MDVNPSITLHPQAKDFLFEHYRTVKRIFSDVIGLLEIDYLAIALINPKNELFFLSSHPSIECNLIEHNLWQLDKSYHDKFIQQDQAQYWEELYPKTKENRLRHYKLEAQKFSIGIAIPARFAEYRVVYSFALKTSDKVTKSRLLTNLDTLINMGQFCLRNIIKTIPLPEKQQTFIAHKPTLKLIINNQVNYENNT; via the coding sequence ATGGATGTTAACCCTTCAATCACCCTTCACCCACAGGCGAAAGACTTTCTCTTTGAGCATTACAGAACAGTCAAAAGGATATTTAGTGACGTAATTGGCCTGTTGGAAATTGATTACCTGGCAATAGCGTTAATAAATCCAAAAAATGAATTATTCTTTTTATCTTCTCATCCTTCCATTGAGTGTAATCTCATCGAGCATAATTTATGGCAGTTAGATAAAAGTTATCATGATAAGTTCATTCAACAAGATCAAGCACAATATTGGGAGGAGCTTTACCCAAAAACAAAAGAAAATCGTTTACGTCATTATAAATTAGAAGCACAAAAATTCAGCATAGGTATTGCAATTCCCGCTCGGTTTGCTGAATACCGTGTAGTCTATTCTTTTGCATTAAAAACAAGCGATAAAGTTACAAAAAGTAGATTGTTAACTAATCTCGATACCCTCATAAATATGGGACAATTCTGTTTACGGAACATAATCAAAACCATTCCCTTACCAGAAAAACAACAAACTTTCATTGCGCATAAACCGACTTTAAAACTCATTATAAATAACCAGGTGAATTATGAGAATAATACTTAA
- a CDS encoding nitrilase-related carbon-nitrogen hydrolase → MVPRQKLVESKLNANKISATSDNFLKLKVFAFQPDEKFYFRSFEERLQIVEERVLLAKKMVQGSVEQEDNRDPLESKKFKWFGFKDTKSQLKKLELASDATQPLAIFVAPEYLFKNLSGLCYQRYYTWEQKNAFKKRLRALSLDTDMLIVPGTICWYKEAKTSQNIYYRNTAYFFYRGNIQKYKKRYPHTCYDFDYTDEGFLNLMDLRRLYFKSGEKDAAVKDYFGMKLGVEICYDSVRGSLARVIKEKNIPLDIQLIIADGAKEATIVERDGLLLIKIERNAEESKIGRIIIKDNKNAELIPAMASNCFETNDLISFQFR, encoded by the coding sequence TTGGTACCTAGGCAAAAATTGGTAGAGTCGAAATTAAATGCTAATAAAATCAGTGCGACGTCTGACAATTTTTTAAAACTGAAAGTTTTTGCTTTTCAGCCCGATGAAAAATTTTATTTTCGCTCCTTTGAAGAGCGTCTGCAGATAGTAGAGGAACGAGTACTTCTTGCCAAAAAAATGGTACAAGGTAGTGTGGAACAAGAAGACAATCGCGATCCCCTGGAAAGCAAAAAATTTAAATGGTTTGGCTTTAAAGACACTAAAAGTCAACTTAAAAAATTAGAATTAGCATCAGATGCCACGCAACCCTTGGCAATTTTTGTTGCCCCGGAATATTTATTTAAAAATTTATCTGGCCTTTGTTACCAACGTTACTATACCTGGGAGCAAAAGAATGCGTTCAAAAAAAGATTAAGGGCGCTATCCCTCGATACCGATATGCTCATTGTCCCTGGAACAATTTGTTGGTATAAGGAGGCGAAGACCAGTCAAAATATCTATTATCGGAATACAGCTTATTTCTTCTATCGTGGCAATATCCAAAAATACAAAAAAAGATATCCTCATACATGTTATGATTTTGATTATACGGATGAAGGCTTTTTAAATTTAATGGATTTGCGTCGACTGTATTTCAAATCCGGTGAGAAAGATGCCGCGGTCAAAGATTATTTTGGGATGAAATTAGGTGTTGAGATTTGTTACGATAGTGTACGAGGTTCATTAGCGCGAGTTATTAAAGAAAAAAACATTCCCTTAGACATACAACTTATCATTGCCGATGGCGCCAAAGAGGCTACTATTGTCGAACGAGATGGGTTGTTACTTATTAAAATAGAAAGAAATGCGGAAGAATCAAAAATAGGCAGAATCATCATCAAGGATAATAAAAACGCGGAATTAATCCCCGCTATGGCATCGAACTGCTTTGAAACGAATGATTTAATTTCTTTTCAATTTAGATAA
- a CDS encoding helix-turn-helix domain-containing protein: MGIGKYKEFSHRLIEIMKLRGHIASRSPSGICIQTLSKFAGVSEQICRRYIRGDALPDYARILNIARELNVTAGWLLFGEQERSESHQTQLIDDDLLHYILKKSHHLYREETGNTDDYADFVLGLIRDVRQIDTSKENLEKIINLAIDSISSYEEKYRKMSCNK, from the coding sequence ATGGGAATTGGTAAGTACAAAGAATTTTCACATAGGCTAATTGAGATTATGAAATTAAGAGGGCACATAGCATCAAGATCGCCTAGTGGTATTTGCATTCAAACCCTTTCTAAATTTGCTGGAGTATCTGAACAAATATGTCGGCGTTATATTCGTGGAGATGCTCTACCTGATTATGCAAGAATCCTAAATATAGCTAGAGAGTTAAATGTAACTGCCGGATGGTTGTTATTCGGTGAACAAGAAAGAAGTGAATCACATCAAACCCAGCTTATTGATGACGATTTACTACATTATATTCTTAAGAAGAGCCATCATTTATACAGAGAAGAAACAGGAAATACTGACGATTATGCTGACTTTGTGTTAGGATTAATACGAGATGTTCGCCAGATAGACACTTCGAAAGAAAATCTAGAAAAAATCATTAACTTGGCAATAGATTCAATTTCTTCTTATGAAGAAAAATATCGGAAAATGTCATGCAATAAGTAG
- a CDS encoding PH domain-containing protein translates to MTDRSVVYFARLHWILFFWPLALACFAIFLGTQINQLKEVSLMFLGVAFIWILMTWVTYHFSSLTIKQKQVILRTGMLVRQTVDIPLSKIESIDIRQSILGSIFRYGSLVITGTGGTRHVMNFLDKPLTCRRYIEQLMHE, encoded by the coding sequence ATGACGGACAGAAGTGTCGTATATTTTGCAAGACTGCATTGGATTTTATTTTTCTGGCCCTTAGCGCTTGCATGTTTTGCCATTTTTTTAGGTACACAAATTAACCAATTAAAAGAAGTGTCACTCATGTTTCTTGGTGTTGCTTTTATTTGGATATTAATGACCTGGGTAACCTACCATTTTTCATCACTTACCATTAAACAAAAACAGGTAATACTTCGTACAGGAATGTTGGTTAGACAAACAGTTGATATTCCTCTTTCTAAAATAGAGAGCATTGATATTCGTCAATCAATTTTGGGTAGTATTTTTCGCTATGGCTCATTGGTAATTACAGGCACTGGTGGCACGCGTCATGTTATGAATTTTCTCGATAAACCGCTAACCTGTCGACGCTATATCGAACAGCTTATGCATGAGTAA
- a CDS encoding MFS transporter, translating into MKHQTRILVAGMLGNLVEAFDLALCGLLSVYLAKYLIGDVTKGLLIVFATFFAGYLARPIGAIFMGLFSDIYGRKITLAASILSMGISTTLIGFIPSSNSIGIASIACLLILRIIQSFSCGAEYLNSSAYLIENAETSNKGYSGSWASFGTMAGLLVASLFSLIITYLIECYPELGWAIWRIPFILALLGSSIGLYIRMFIPESKEYINYYANNTRPKLKNLCNQSLQYLFKYKSKCLYVFALSSLGVATTFQIYIYGPTQAHIYGNFTDYQIIKSNIISLMVLLCVFPIFGKLSDKVKREGIIVAAIVGFLLLLQPFFYLLSYGTYNQFILIQALISIPAGAYYATVPVMLAEMFPFNLRCTVLSLLYSTAASISAGLTPLLSLMLLRKTQSSISPPLVVIILVIFSFVTMWFKYAHDNKMIKLN; encoded by the coding sequence ATGAAGCATCAAACACGTATCCTTGTTGCTGGAATGCTAGGAAACCTTGTTGAGGCTTTTGATTTGGCCTTATGTGGACTACTATCGGTTTATCTGGCCAAATATTTGATTGGAGATGTCACCAAGGGGTTACTCATCGTATTCGCCACTTTCTTTGCTGGTTATTTAGCAAGACCTATTGGCGCAATATTTATGGGTTTATTTTCCGATATTTATGGGCGAAAAATTACTCTTGCAGCTTCTATACTTAGCATGGGAATCTCTACAACTTTAATCGGTTTTATTCCCTCTAGCAATTCAATTGGTATTGCTTCAATAGCATGTCTTTTGATATTGCGTATTATTCAGAGCTTTTCTTGTGGTGCCGAATATCTTAATTCCTCAGCTTATCTTATAGAAAATGCCGAAACATCCAATAAGGGTTATTCAGGTAGTTGGGCCTCATTCGGGACAATGGCAGGCCTGTTAGTTGCATCTCTATTTTCATTAATAATCACCTACTTAATAGAGTGCTACCCTGAATTAGGATGGGCTATATGGCGCATTCCTTTTATTCTAGCCTTATTAGGTTCTTCTATAGGCTTATATATACGAATGTTTATCCCGGAAAGCAAAGAATATATAAATTATTATGCAAATAATACTAGGCCAAAACTCAAAAATTTATGCAATCAGTCTTTACAATATTTATTTAAATATAAATCGAAATGTTTATATGTATTTGCATTAAGTAGCTTAGGGGTTGCTACAACGTTTCAGATATATATCTATGGTCCAACACAAGCTCATATCTATGGAAATTTTACAGACTACCAGATTATTAAATCTAATATTATTTCATTAATGGTTTTATTGTGTGTTTTTCCTATTTTTGGAAAATTATCTGACAAAGTAAAGCGAGAAGGAATTATTGTTGCTGCAATCGTTGGTTTTTTGTTGCTACTTCAACCATTTTTTTATCTGCTATCCTATGGAACTTATAATCAGTTTATTTTAATACAAGCACTGATATCAATTCCGGCAGGAGCTTATTATGCCACTGTGCCAGTGATGTTGGCAGAGATGTTTCCTTTCAATTTGCGCTGTACAGTTTTATCTTTATTATATTCAACTGCAGCAAGCATTTCTGCAGGTTTAACCCCCTTATTATCTCTAATGCTTTTGAGAAAAACACAAAGTTCGATCTCCCCTCCATTAGTAGTCATCATTTTGGTGATTTTTTCTTTCGTTACTATGTGGTTTAAGTATGCACATGACAATAAAATGATAAAACTAAACTAA
- the lpxC gene encoding UDP-3-O-acyl-N-acetylglucosamine deacetylase — protein MIKQRTPKKVIQATGVGLHSGEKVLLTLRPAPINTGIVFRRIDLNPVIEIPALYDQVGDTMLCTSLQRDGVKVATVEHLLSAFAGLGIDNAYVDINAPELPIMDGSAAPFVFLIQSAGIREQSAAKRFIRILKPIRIEDNGKYVQFLPYNGYRVSFTIDFDHPVFNDRPQTATFDFSSTSYVKEVCRARTFGFLSDYEKLRENDLAKGGSLDNAIVVDDYRVLNEDGLRFESEFVTHKVLDAIGDLYLLGCGLIGAFEGYKSGHGLNNRLLRELMVRQDAWEYTYFDAENYQPTMAADFLPAEA, from the coding sequence ATGATAAAACAAAGAACTCCTAAGAAAGTCATTCAAGCAACAGGTGTCGGTTTGCATTCCGGAGAAAAGGTTCTACTCACCCTGCGTCCCGCTCCCATCAATACAGGTATTGTTTTTAGGCGTATTGACTTAAACCCAGTGATAGAAATTCCCGCACTTTATGATCAAGTTGGCGATACAATGCTCTGTACCTCTTTACAGCGCGATGGTGTTAAGGTTGCTACCGTGGAACACTTGCTGTCTGCCTTCGCAGGGTTAGGCATTGACAATGCTTATGTAGATATTAATGCACCAGAGCTTCCCATTATGGATGGTAGTGCTGCCCCTTTTGTATTTTTGATTCAATCGGCAGGAATTCGCGAGCAAAGTGCTGCAAAACGATTTATTCGTATATTAAAACCCATCCGCATTGAAGATAATGGCAAATATGTCCAATTTCTTCCTTACAATGGCTATAGAGTTTCATTTACTATTGATTTTGATCATCCTGTATTTAATGACAGACCTCAGACTGCGACCTTTGATTTTTCTAGTACCTCTTATGTAAAAGAAGTGTGTCGTGCACGTACATTTGGTTTCCTGTCTGACTATGAGAAATTGCGTGAAAATGATTTAGCCAAAGGCGGTAGTCTAGATAATGCGATTGTCGTTGATGATTATCGCGTCTTAAATGAAGATGGTTTACGCTTTGAATCGGAATTTGTTACTCACAAAGTACTGGATGCCATCGGTGATTTATATCTTCTAGGTTGTGGATTAATTGGTGCCTTTGAAGGTTATAAATCAGGACATGGTCTTAATAATCGACTTTTACGCGAGTTGATGGTGCGTCAAGATGCTTGGGAATATACCTATTTTGATGCAGAAAATTATCAACCAACCATGGCCGCAGATTTTTTACCTGCCGAAGCATAA
- the ltaE gene encoding low-specificity L-threonine aldolase, translating to MKKIDLRSDTMTKPDKGMLQAMIHAEVGDDVWNEDPTVRRLEEMIADKAGMEAAVFAPSGTQSNLMGLMAHCERGDEYIVGQTAHTYRWEGGGAAVLGSIQPQPIDFSDDGSLPLDKVALMIKPIDDHHPRTKLLCLENTTNGKVLPLDYLKTIPQFCREHRIASHLDGARVFNAAVKLGVPLETISRNFDSISICLSKGLGTPVGSVLCGSSELIKRARRWRKVLGGGMRQAGILAAAGIYALENNVERLREDHENAFYLASGLTEFNSIEVDQQSLQTNILWVKFKHRYSELQIYLQQKGILFPLANSQGTVRLVTHLDVTRNDITLTLETIKNFYKSISFNNS from the coding sequence ATGAAAAAGATTGATTTGCGCAGTGATACGATGACAAAGCCTGATAAAGGCATGTTGCAGGCAATGATTCATGCTGAAGTTGGAGATGATGTCTGGAATGAAGATCCAACTGTTAGACGCCTGGAAGAAATGATAGCCGACAAGGCTGGTATGGAAGCAGCCGTATTTGCACCCTCTGGAACACAATCTAATTTAATGGGACTTATGGCACATTGTGAGCGTGGTGACGAATACATTGTTGGTCAAACCGCTCATACCTATCGTTGGGAAGGGGGCGGGGCTGCTGTCTTGGGAAGTATCCAACCGCAGCCTATTGATTTTTCTGACGATGGTAGTCTTCCTTTGGATAAAGTGGCATTAATGATTAAACCTATCGATGATCATCATCCCCGTACTAAATTGTTATGTCTCGAAAATACAACAAATGGTAAGGTGTTACCCCTTGATTATCTTAAAACCATACCTCAATTTTGTCGTGAACATCGGATTGCCAGCCATTTAGATGGTGCTCGAGTTTTTAATGCTGCAGTTAAATTAGGCGTTCCTTTAGAAACGATTAGCAGGAATTTTGATTCTATTTCCATTTGTTTATCAAAAGGATTAGGTACACCAGTCGGTTCTGTACTTTGTGGCAGTAGTGAATTAATTAAGCGTGCGAGACGTTGGCGTAAAGTGTTGGGTGGAGGTATGAGACAAGCCGGGATTTTAGCAGCTGCAGGCATTTATGCGTTGGAAAATAACGTAGAGCGTTTAAGGGAGGATCATGAAAATGCTTTTTACCTTGCTAGCGGCTTAACAGAGTTTAATAGCATTGAAGTGGACCAGCAATCACTGCAAACAAATATTTTATGGGTTAAATTTAAACATCGCTATAGCGAATTACAAATCTATCTCCAGCAAAAGGGCATTTTATTCCCTCTGGCAAATTCACAAGGGACAGTAAGACTTGTTACTCATCTTGATGTTACAAGAAATGATATAACTCTTACTCTGGAGACAATTAAAAATTTTTACAAAAGTATCAGCTTCAATAATTCCTAA
- the def gene encoding peptide deformylase — translation MRIILKQDNPILREKAEPVSRSDFGSAWLKSLIIDMIEIMKDKGAVGIAAPQIGISKRIIVFGTTYTKTRKIDEHIPDTVLINPTVKNLSEEIQTGYEGCLNTGELRGEVPRAMEIEYSGFDLNGNFIKKRASGLEARILQHEVDHLDGFLFFDHIANHDSLITATELQKRLEL, via the coding sequence ATGAGAATAATACTTAAACAAGACAATCCTATATTAAGAGAAAAAGCCGAGCCCGTTTCTAGGTCAGATTTTGGTTCTGCTTGGCTAAAAAGCCTTATTATAGATATGATTGAAATTATGAAAGATAAGGGTGCTGTAGGCATCGCTGCTCCACAAATTGGTATTAGTAAAAGAATCATTGTTTTTGGAACTACTTATACTAAAACAAGAAAAATTGATGAGCACATTCCTGACACGGTATTAATTAATCCAACCGTAAAAAATTTATCTGAAGAAATACAAACTGGCTATGAAGGTTGCTTAAATACAGGTGAGTTAAGAGGAGAGGTTCCCAGAGCAATGGAGATCGAATACTCTGGCTTTGACCTCAATGGAAATTTTATTAAAAAACGTGCAAGCGGGCTTGAAGCACGTATACTTCAGCATGAAGTAGATCATTTGGATGGATTTTTATTTTTTGATCATATTGCAAACCATGACAGCTTAATTACAGCAACTGAATTACAAAAAAGGCTGGAATTGTAA
- the ftsZ gene encoding cell division protein FtsZ codes for MFELTESQLDNAVIKVVGVGGGGGNAVQHMVTENIDGVEFICANTDAQALKNSNAKVHIQLGEELTKGLGAGANPQIGREAAEEDRERIKEVLAGADMVFITAGMGGGTGTGAAPVFAEVAKELGILTVAVVTKPFAFEGKQRALAAEEGIRRLGEHVDSLITIPNNKLLSVLGKNISLLNAFKAANNVLLGAVKGISDLITRPGLINVDFADVRTVMSEMGMAMMGTGSATGEQRARQAAEAAIASPLLEDVNFSGARGILVNITAGLDMSIGEFEEVGDVVKEFISDDATVVVGTVIDPAMTDEMRVTVIVTGLGDQRGRHQQQQTIISTKNRIAETTRSDGSLDYQQFDRPAVIRKQAAASTKPTSEASIPDVDYLDIPAFLRRQEESVE; via the coding sequence ATGTTTGAATTAACGGAGAGTCAGCTAGACAATGCCGTAATTAAAGTTGTTGGTGTTGGCGGTGGCGGTGGTAATGCAGTTCAACACATGGTTACTGAAAATATTGATGGTGTTGAATTTATTTGTGCCAATACTGATGCTCAAGCGCTCAAAAATTCAAATGCGAAGGTTCACATTCAGCTCGGCGAAGAATTAACTAAAGGTTTAGGTGCTGGGGCTAACCCCCAGATAGGACGCGAAGCTGCCGAAGAAGACCGAGAACGCATCAAAGAAGTCCTGGCTGGTGCTGATATGGTATTTATTACCGCAGGAATGGGAGGCGGAACTGGAACAGGTGCCGCGCCAGTTTTTGCTGAAGTGGCAAAAGAATTAGGTATTCTCACCGTCGCGGTAGTTACCAAACCCTTTGCTTTTGAAGGAAAGCAACGCGCCTTAGCTGCCGAAGAGGGAATTCGTCGTTTGGGTGAGCACGTTGATTCCTTAATCACTATTCCTAACAATAAGCTCTTAAGTGTATTGGGTAAAAACATTAGCCTTCTAAATGCTTTTAAAGCAGCTAATAACGTTCTTTTAGGTGCTGTGAAAGGTATTTCTGATCTCATCACTCGTCCAGGTTTAATCAATGTGGATTTTGCCGACGTACGCACAGTCATGTCTGAAATGGGAATGGCAATGATGGGAACAGGAAGTGCTACTGGCGAGCAAAGAGCACGTCAAGCTGCTGAAGCGGCCATTGCTTCGCCCTTGTTAGAGGACGTTAATTTTTCTGGTGCTCGTGGAATTCTGGTCAATATTACCGCTGGACTCGATATGTCTATTGGGGAATTTGAAGAAGTCGGCGATGTGGTGAAAGAGTTTATCTCTGACGATGCTACCGTTGTGGTTGGTACCGTTATTGATCCTGCAATGACTGATGAAATGCGTGTAACTGTCATAGTGACAGGTTTGGGAGATCAACGAGGTCGCCATCAGCAACAACAAACTATTATTAGCACAAAGAACAGAATTGCGGAGACCACTCGCAGCGACGGCTCATTGGATTACCAGCAATTTGATAGACCCGCTGTGATTCGTAAACAAGCAGCTGCTTCTACAAAACCAACCAGTGAAGCTTCAATCCCTGATGTTGATTATTTGGATATCCCTGCTTTCTTGCGTCGACAAGAGGAAAGTGTTGAATAG
- a CDS encoding phosphotransferase has translation MSNEHWSRLFFKQPIIAISPLKGGRQHQTDLIELTDGSKWVCKKLTGSTWLGIMNSAQFRFTEVIATHVANKTGYTYAPKTLPIPKRWVEGTQTHLLITPYCKGKLRATVTQEQAFLLGKLLAKLHQLNLPKKGGQAFPCINLPENQSYSPEVKLLVEQSNASLQYDSQNWVVSHRDIHLENIVWKDAEKPHLIDWESAGLIHPFVELIGVAMNSSGLAVKKFEKNLFRATLRGYAQIMGNLPQANEHLWGLIFHSWLLWYAYSLRRNWQEDAEQTLQVIKLIKLKMKELQHLYAD, from the coding sequence ATGAGTAATGAACATTGGTCCAGGTTGTTTTTTAAGCAACCTATTATTGCAATTTCTCCTTTAAAAGGTGGGCGTCAACACCAGACTGATTTAATTGAACTCACAGATGGTAGCAAATGGGTTTGTAAAAAACTCACTGGCAGTACCTGGCTTGGGATAATGAATTCTGCACAATTTAGGTTTACCGAGGTAATTGCAACACATGTCGCCAATAAAACAGGCTATACTTATGCGCCAAAAACCCTTCCTATTCCAAAACGGTGGGTAGAAGGTACACAAACTCATTTACTCATTACTCCTTATTGTAAAGGTAAATTAAGAGCGACAGTTACGCAGGAACAAGCATTTTTACTAGGAAAATTGCTGGCAAAATTGCATCAATTAAATTTGCCAAAGAAAGGAGGACAGGCTTTTCCATGTATTAATTTACCTGAGAATCAATCTTATTCACCTGAAGTTAAATTGCTTGTTGAGCAATCTAATGCTTCCTTGCAATATGACAGTCAAAACTGGGTTGTTAGCCATCGAGATATCCATTTAGAAAATATTGTATGGAAGGATGCAGAAAAGCCGCATTTAATTGATTGGGAGAGTGCAGGACTGATTCATCCCTTTGTCGAATTAATTGGTGTGGCTATGAACAGCTCTGGCCTGGCAGTAAAAAAGTTCGAAAAGAATCTCTTTCGTGCTACTTTAAGAGGCTATGCGCAGATTATGGGTAATTTACCACAAGCAAACGAGCACTTATGGGGCCTGATTTTTCATAGCTGGCTTCTCTGGTATGCCTACAGTCTCAGAAGAAACTGGCAAGAAGATGCCGAGCAAACCTTGCAAGTCATTAAGCTTATTAAACTGAAAATGAAAGAATTACAGCATCTCTATGCTGATTAA